Proteins from a single region of Cupriavidus sp. MP-37:
- a CDS encoding ankyrin repeat domain-containing protein → MLPARLLVALSLFIAMLTSIPAAASATPEQQLREAAARGDAAQVSALLAQGASIDARDARGRTALLLATHHNRVQAARVLIDAGADVNAQDAIHDSPYLYAGARGHNEILRLTLAHGADLRSTNRYGGTALIPAAERGHVETVRMLIAAGVAVDHVNKLKWTALLEAIILGNGGPAHTEIVRLLVKAGADVNLADGDGVSPLQHARQRGYMQIERILRDAGAR, encoded by the coding sequence ATGCTGCCGGCGCGCCTGCTCGTTGCCCTGTCCCTGTTCATTGCCATGCTGACTTCCATCCCCGCTGCCGCGAGCGCAACGCCCGAGCAACAACTGCGCGAGGCCGCGGCGCGCGGCGACGCCGCGCAGGTCAGCGCGCTGCTGGCCCAGGGCGCCAGCATCGACGCGCGCGATGCGCGGGGACGCACCGCGCTGCTGCTGGCCACGCACCACAACCGCGTGCAGGCGGCGCGGGTGCTGATCGATGCCGGCGCCGACGTGAACGCGCAGGACGCGATCCACGACAGTCCCTACCTGTATGCCGGCGCGCGCGGCCACAACGAGATCCTGCGTCTTACGCTCGCCCACGGCGCCGACCTGCGCAGCACCAACCGCTACGGCGGCACCGCACTGATCCCCGCCGCCGAGCGCGGCCACGTCGAGACCGTGCGCATGCTGATCGCGGCCGGCGTGGCGGTGGACCACGTGAACAAGCTCAAGTGGACGGCCTTGCTCGAGGCCATCATCCTGGGCAACGGCGGTCCGGCCCATACCGAGATCGTGCGCCTGCTGGTCAAGGCTGGGGCCGACGTGAACCTGGCCGACGGTGATGGGGTTTCGCCGCTGCAGCACGCGCGCCAGCGCGGGTATATGCAGATCGAGCGCATTCTCCGCGACGCCGGCGCGCGTTGA